aaaCTAACTAATGGCATTATAAGAATCGAGGtgtcaaattatgttaaaattaaattataaaaatttagtttcaaatttgaatgaaaatataaaatcaaaattgaaatttagctATTTTATATAATCTCAAAAAGTAAAGCATTAATGATAAAATTCCATCATAATCTTTTCATGTaagaaaaagaacagaaaaggAAAGGTCATCTGCCATGAAAGGCCTTCCTTAAACATGTCTATCATTTAAACTACGATTTTCAAATTACCCTTTTTAAATATTGtgctaaatattattttatttttaattattttccaatatTTATTGACTTTTCtcatttaattagtaaatatatattatttaataaattaaaaaataaatacataaaatcatGTGCAAACGCACCTAATATCGTAAAAGGTATTAGTTTaaccatttaattaaaattgaattttaaaatatatggcattatattttacttaatcaattttaaaagttttaaattaatatatttactcgttatttacaaatatattaattacatttaCCATTGTGTATTATGGAAATATggaatacttaaaattttaaatttatttaaaacaaattgttaaagcatttcaataattttactttaaataaacatattacaatatttatttcttcatgATACATAtggatataaattttaacaatgtattgttaatttaattaacacgGACCATGAAACAATGGCAAATCAAGTATATTCTAAAGGAGAAAAATTAAGTTGTTGATAGTCTTATTAAGATGACTTCGGAAAGGAGCACGAACGTACAAGTGCTTGTAAGCCCACCTAAGGAGCTCGTAGCTAGCCGACCTTGGGGATTGATAAAACCcttcattgatgatagcttAATATAGTTAATTTGTGTTTAttcacaaaaaaagaaaatcttattatattatatttaatagtttaaattattggCTATAATTATGGGTTCATTATAGAAAAAGagatttattttacattaaaacgtatttaaatagtttaaatttctttagctttaatattaattgtgtacatatataaattatatttattacttttcttttctataatGGGCAATACTTTACATTCAAACGTAtcttaattattacatataatttgtttatgtatatataaaaattccaCGTTTATAGCTTAAATCTcaccctttttaacttttttaataaattgattatatctattcttttttttacacGATGCCTAAAATTATTCATAGCCTCTTCTAACTCATAATGCACTTCAGTACACTCAAATTCACGTTCTCCAACATTGACAACAATGTCTATTCCAATCGAGTTAGGACTCAACCGACTCTCACCTATTTAACTTGAAATCTCCTGcttattagatttatttaaagaaaatcaatgaaaaTATACTATCAATCTATAAAAGGAAGTTAGtcaacattaataaattaaaattattagtttctTACAAGAAAAGTAAAGTTGTAAGATAAAAGTGAACATAATGTTtgattttctataaaattttagtaacatatatatatatattttcaataatcacACAAGATTGTTAAAACTTCACCCAACttccttaaaaatatatttttatatatagatatatagattattataaaaaagaaaaaaaatatttgttagtAATAAATATCTCTTTATGTTtcccttttattctttttaaccATTGCGTACAAAATCATAACCGGCCCTTATATTTATTATCATTCATTCAATggcttctctctctctctcagttattattatttcattgcATCTTCTCTtcatatctttcaaattcaaaaCTCCTCAaccaaagaaaatttgaaaaagaagatGTGTACTCCATCAATATTCACGGTGCTTGTTAGTTGGAGTGTTAGGGAGTTTGCTTCATGTTTCTTGGCTCGCAGATTCCCTGGTAATTTTCTTACGTAAAAAGTGAACTTTTTAATCTCTTTATGCTTCAGGTTTGCCTTCCATATTTATCGTATTTGTTATgatttgtttttcatatttgttGTTCTAtgatttttgtttgtgttgGAATCATTATggtaattttgttttgttattaaaGCTTCGGAATCGTTACAATATTCATTATACTTGATTGCGATagcatattttatgtttttaatgtatttgcAGAAATTGATTTTTCGAGTTTACTTCCATTGTTATTGTAATTGATTGTGATAGTatattttattgtgttttcaatGTATTTGGTGGATTGTAGAAGAGAAACCGGCAGAGATGAATCCGTCTCCGTCGTTGAAACATCCGATGGGACACATTGTCGCCGAAACGAAAGACAACACGGGAGATAGGAAGATTAGTGACAAAAATAGAAAACGGCGGAACCACAGTCGGACAATATCGAAAAGCATAGTTTCAGTGGACAATGAAAGCGAAAACTCGAGCTGGATATGTCTTCCTGATGAAGAATACATAGTTTTTTGCTTTAAAGAAGATGGAGCTTTTGATGTTATGATAGAATCGAACAGATCCGAAAGAAGTTCATGGCGGGTTAATAGAAAGGTTAATTATGTTCCATTGATTACTTGAAGTATTCATGTCTGAAACCCGTTTCTAACATAGGCATGGACATGTGACATTCTAAGAACCCTACAAATAGGGGTGAAAAAAACTCGGTTAAAAATAGCTCAGTTCCGGTTGACATGGGTTAACTGATTCACTGACCAAACCGACTAACCTAAGTCGGTTCAATTTTCGGTTAATATTTATAGGCGGTTAGTTATGCGCGTTTTCGTTATTTCTTTTAGATGAACGGACCGAAAAGACAAACACCACACCTTTCTGAATACAACAAAAAACTAAATATATCCAAACTGAACGATTTGTACTGGAACAGATTGATTCTACCGAGGACGCCGAAAGAGATGAGCTGAGCAGTGATGAAGGAAGATCAAATGAAGACGCGAGTGAAGGAGAGGCCAATGCTACTAAAGAACTGGTGAGCCGTGAGCCTATGATTTCTTTGAAACATTGGTTTACGATTATTGACAATTTTTTCGAATATTTAGAGAATTATTTATTGGAAGTTGTTACGTTTAACGAAATTTAGCATAGTTTTGTACCTATAGAGGTCCAAAGATCATTTCCATGTTAGATACCTATTAGACTTGACTTTGAAGAAACCCTCGGATGGGTATCGTATGTGATGTGTGTTTGAAACGAGTTTGTCCGATTTTCTTATCTATGCTCAAACTTATGTTTGAATATGTCGGAAATGCTTAGGTAGTGGAAATTTGCTTAGTTTAGTATCCCTAAAGCTCAAAGAAGTCATTTTCCTGTTAGATAGCCACAAGGTTTGTCTTTCAAGAAATCTTTGAGAAGTGTTGGATATAAGCATGTGcgtttacaatttatatatatatatatattttttgaaaatcatGCTCTGAAGTTGTTTAACTATTAGAAGTGAAATGTATCTTTGTAGAAATCCCCAAAGAGTGTTTACTAAATCTTTTTTCACATCTTTGGAGAATCATATCTGAACCTGTTTTTGAACGTGCACtgaatacaaatatatatatttttaaaagaaaattttcggGTAACGATTTTGGTTTTACATATAGGGTGATGAAAAAAGGGGCAGCATTTGTTGGGAAGTAGAGTTAGTTTCAGCTAGCTTAAAGAGATCAGAAGAATCAAGAGACTCGTGTCAATCTGATGGTAGCACCGGATCCTTTAC
The window above is part of the Gossypium raimondii isolate GPD5lz chromosome 9, ASM2569854v1, whole genome shotgun sequence genome. Proteins encoded here:
- the LOC105800801 gene encoding protein BREAKING OF ASYMMETRY IN THE STOMATAL LINEAGE, translating into MCTPSIFTVLVSWSVREFASCFLARRFPEEKPAEMNPSPSLKHPMGHIVAETKDNTGDRKISDKNRKRRNHSRTISKSIVSVDNESENSSWICLPDEEYIVFCFKEDGAFDVMIESNRSERSSWRVNRKIDSTEDAERDELSSDEGRSNEDASEGEANATKELGDEKRGSICWEVELVSASLKRSEESRDSCQSDGSTGSFTFPVLRWESMGSPVRMPMPASEGINKRKNKTHCVPMPTLEGISARKLTIRI